A genomic window from Pantoea alhagi includes:
- the pncC gene encoding nicotinamide-nucleotide amidase codes for MSDEQLKALSAINGKLLLQHQAKVTTAESCTGGWIAKVLTDIAGSSAWFERAFITYSNDAKQQMIGVSEQSLQQWGAVSEQVVKEMAAGALKEARADFAIAVSGIAGPDGGTTEKPVGTVWFGFATAAGETVQKRFVFQGDREAVRRQAVATALQILHDDFLKNLT; via the coding sequence ATGAGTGACGAACAACTGAAAGCGTTAAGCGCCATTAACGGAAAGCTGCTGCTGCAGCACCAGGCAAAGGTTACCACCGCCGAATCTTGCACCGGCGGCTGGATTGCTAAAGTTTTGACCGATATTGCCGGTAGCTCCGCCTGGTTTGAACGCGCTTTTATCACCTACAGTAATGATGCCAAGCAGCAGATGATTGGCGTATCTGAACAGAGTTTGCAGCAGTGGGGCGCAGTCAGCGAACAGGTGGTAAAAGAGATGGCCGCTGGCGCGTTAAAAGAGGCCAGAGCGGACTTCGCCATTGCCGTTAGCGGCATTGCCGGACCGGACGGCGGCACCACGGAAAAACCGGTCGGCACCGTCTGGTTCGGCTTTGCCACAGCAGCAGGCGAAACGGTGCAAAAACGCTTTGTATTTCAGGGTGATCGAGAGGCTGTGCGGCGGCAAGCGGTAGCGACGGCGCTGCAGATTTTACATGATGATTTTCTCAAAAATTTGACTTGA
- a CDS encoding zinc ribbon domain-containing protein YjdM, whose translation MQTLPSCPECHSEYTWQDGDTLNCPECGHIWSQQETGAPQDQGLVVRDANGTLLADGDSVTVIKDLKVKGSSSALKIGTKVKGIRLVEGDHNIDCKIEGFGPMKLKSEFVKKN comes from the coding sequence ATGCAGACTTTACCTTCTTGTCCTGAATGCCATTCTGAATATACCTGGCAGGATGGCGACACGCTGAACTGTCCTGAATGTGGTCACATCTGGTCGCAGCAGGAAACGGGAGCGCCACAGGATCAGGGGCTGGTTGTGCGTGATGCCAACGGTACTCTGCTGGCAGATGGCGACAGCGTGACGGTCATCAAAGATCTGAAGGTTAAAGGCAGCTCTTCTGCGCTAAAGATCGGTACCAAAGTTAAAGGGATCCGTCTGGTGGAAGGGGATCATAACATCGATTGTAAGATCGAGGGCTTTGGTCCGATGAAACTGAAATCTGAGTTCGTTAAAAAGAACTGA
- a CDS encoding dihydrodipicolinate synthase family protein — protein MQNQPAFSGVWCPSVTPFTADNHLDLNALAQHFARLDASGIDTLLLMGSIGEFVSLTQAERKLLIRESRSMSRLSMVANISSSCNSDMLELAHLAWESGFDAVMVLPPWYYGQTRQQLLAYYRQLDRELEGKWFAYNFPARTGCDLDAMLVAELAAELPNFIGIKDTTDCLSHNRSLIEETKKVRSDFAVLSGYDEYLLPNLLAGGAGVISGLNNLVPAMFAEAMQSWRDGDLAALTQFQQRIGKLMAIYTVGDDFVTTIKTAVARKYGYMTPRSRNSGGTLSEAQCDAIDLLFS, from the coding sequence ATGCAAAATCAGCCTGCTTTTTCCGGCGTTTGGTGCCCCTCGGTAACCCCATTTACGGCAGATAACCATTTAGATCTGAATGCACTGGCGCAGCATTTTGCGCGTCTGGACGCATCCGGCATTGATACGCTATTGCTGATGGGTAGCATCGGCGAGTTTGTTTCACTGACGCAAGCAGAGCGTAAATTATTAATACGTGAATCCCGCAGCATGTCCCGGCTCAGCATGGTGGCTAATATTTCCAGCAGCTGTAACAGCGACATGCTGGAGTTAGCGCATCTTGCCTGGGAGAGCGGCTTTGATGCCGTAATGGTGCTGCCGCCCTGGTATTACGGGCAAACCCGACAACAGCTGTTAGCTTACTATCGACAGCTCGATCGTGAGCTGGAAGGCAAATGGTTCGCCTATAACTTTCCGGCACGTACCGGTTGCGATCTTGATGCGATGCTGGTGGCGGAACTGGCGGCAGAGCTGCCCAATTTCATCGGCATCAAAGACACCACAGATTGCCTGTCACATAACCGTTCATTAATAGAAGAAACCAAAAAGGTGCGCAGCGATTTTGCCGTGCTCTCCGGCTATGATGAATATCTGTTGCCTAACCTGCTGGCTGGCGGCGCAGGCGTGATTAGCGGGTTAAATAATCTGGTGCCGGCGATGTTTGCCGAAGCGATGCAAAGCTGGCGGGATGGAGATTTGGCTGCGCTCACGCAGTTTCAGCAACGCATTGGTAAACTGATGGCAATTTATACGGTGGGCGATGACTTTGTGACCACGATTAAAACGGCAGTGGCACGTAAATATGGCTACATGACGCCGCGCTCGCGTAATAGCGGCGGAACCCTGAGCGAGGCGCAGTGCGACGCCATCGATCTGCTGTTCAGCTAA
- the mutS gene encoding DNA mismatch repair protein MutS: protein MDIGNHTPMMQQYLRLKAQHPDILLFYRMGDFYELFYDDAKRASQLLDISLTRRGASAGEPIPMAGVPYHAVENYLARLVQLGESVAICEQIGDPAQSKGPVERKVVRIVTPGTISDEALLNERQDNLLAAIWQDARGFGYATLDISSGRFLLSEPADREAMAAELQRTNPAELLYPEDFAAMDLIENRRGMRRRPLWEYELDTARQQLNLQFGTRDLTGFGVENAHVALRAAGCLLQYVKDTQRTSLPHIRSLTMERQQDSIIMDAATRRNLEITQNLAGGVDNTLAAVLDKTVTPMGSRMLKRWLHTPVRDSRVIAQRQESIAALQDLSGELQPILRQVGDLERILARLALRTARPRDLARMRHAFQQLPELNALLADVDAGHLPTLRQQMGEFSELRELLERAVIETPPVLVRDGGVIAPGYNAELDEWRALADGATDYLDRLEIREREKLGLDTLKVGFNAVHGYYIQVSRGQSHLVPIHYVRRQTLKNAERYIIPELKEYEDKVLTSKGKALALEKALYEELFDLLLPHLDALLQSAAALAELDVLTNLAERAWTLNYTRPTLSDKPGIKLSGGRHPVVEQVLKEPFIANPLSLSPQRRMLVITGPNMGGKSTYMRQTALIVLMACIGSFVPAEQATIGPVDRIFTRVGAADDLASGRSTFMVEMTETANILHNATEHSLVLMDEIGRGTSTYDGLSLAWACAESLASRIKAMTLFATHYFELTTLAEKMEGVANVHLDAVEHGDTIAFMHSVQEGAASKSYGLAVAALAGVPKEVIKRARQKLKELEALSGTAAATKADGPQLPLLVEETSPAVEALEALDPDTLSPRQALEWIYRLKSLL, encoded by the coding sequence ATGGATATTGGTAACCACACCCCGATGATGCAGCAGTACCTTCGTCTGAAGGCACAGCATCCCGACATCCTGCTGTTTTATCGCATGGGTGATTTCTATGAACTGTTTTATGACGATGCCAAACGCGCCTCTCAACTGCTGGATATCTCCCTGACCAGGCGCGGCGCCTCCGCTGGCGAGCCGATCCCCATGGCGGGCGTGCCTTATCATGCTGTGGAAAACTACCTGGCCCGGCTGGTACAGCTGGGCGAGTCGGTAGCGATTTGCGAACAGATTGGCGATCCGGCGCAGAGCAAAGGCCCGGTCGAGCGCAAAGTCGTGCGCATCGTCACGCCGGGTACAATTAGCGATGAAGCCCTGCTTAACGAGCGCCAGGACAATTTACTGGCGGCTATCTGGCAGGACGCGCGCGGTTTCGGCTATGCCACACTGGATATCAGTTCGGGCCGTTTTCTGCTGAGCGAACCGGCAGACCGCGAAGCGATGGCCGCTGAGCTGCAGCGCACTAACCCGGCCGAGCTGCTCTATCCGGAAGATTTTGCCGCGATGGATTTGATTGAAAATCGTCGCGGTATGCGCCGTCGTCCGCTCTGGGAATATGAACTGGATACCGCGCGTCAGCAGCTTAACCTGCAATTCGGTACGCGCGATCTTACCGGCTTCGGCGTTGAAAATGCGCATGTCGCCCTGCGTGCCGCCGGCTGCCTGCTGCAATATGTCAAAGATACGCAGCGCACCTCACTGCCCCATATTCGCTCGTTAACGATGGAGCGCCAGCAGGACAGCATCATCATGGATGCTGCTACGCGCCGTAACCTGGAAATTACCCAGAATCTGGCGGGCGGCGTTGATAATACGCTGGCCGCCGTGCTGGATAAAACGGTCACGCCGATGGGCAGCCGCATGCTGAAACGCTGGCTGCATACGCCGGTAAGAGACAGCCGCGTGATCGCGCAACGTCAGGAAAGCATTGCTGCTCTGCAGGATCTCAGTGGCGAACTGCAGCCGATCCTGCGTCAGGTTGGCGATTTAGAACGCATCCTGGCGCGTCTGGCGCTGCGCACTGCGCGCCCGCGCGATTTGGCGCGTATGCGTCACGCGTTTCAGCAGTTACCGGAGCTGAACGCTCTGTTAGCCGATGTGGATGCCGGACATCTTCCCACGCTGCGTCAGCAGATGGGGGAATTTAGCGAACTGCGTGAGCTGCTGGAACGTGCCGTTATCGAAACGCCACCGGTGCTGGTGCGTGACGGCGGCGTAATCGCGCCGGGTTATAACGCCGAGCTGGATGAGTGGCGCGCGCTGGCTGATGGCGCGACCGACTACCTTGATCGTCTTGAAATCCGCGAACGTGAAAAGTTAGGGCTGGATACGTTAAAGGTAGGCTTCAATGCGGTACATGGTTATTACATCCAGGTTAGCCGTGGGCAGAGCCATCTGGTGCCAATCCATTATGTGCGCCGCCAGACGCTGAAAAATGCTGAACGTTACATTATTCCAGAGCTGAAAGAGTATGAAGATAAAGTACTTACCTCTAAAGGTAAGGCGCTGGCGCTGGAAAAGGCACTGTATGAGGAGCTTTTCGACCTGCTGCTACCGCACCTGGATGCGTTGCTGCAAAGCGCCGCTGCGCTGGCCGAACTTGATGTCTTAACCAATCTGGCTGAACGCGCCTGGACGCTGAACTATACGCGTCCGACATTAAGCGATAAGCCCGGCATCAAGCTTTCCGGCGGTCGTCACCCCGTGGTTGAACAGGTGCTGAAAGAACCCTTTATTGCCAATCCGCTTTCGCTTTCACCGCAGCGCCGCATGCTGGTGATTACCGGTCCGAACATGGGCGGTAAAAGTACCTACATGCGTCAAACGGCGCTGATAGTGTTGATGGCCTGTATTGGCAGTTTTGTTCCGGCAGAGCAGGCGACTATCGGTCCGGTCGATCGCATCTTTACGCGCGTCGGCGCGGCGGACGATCTCGCCTCAGGCCGTTCAACCTTTATGGTGGAGATGACCGAAACGGCGAATATTCTGCATAACGCCACAGAACACAGCCTGGTGTTGATGGATGAAATTGGTCGCGGAACCTCAACCTATGACGGTCTTTCTCTTGCCTGGGCCTGTGCTGAAAGCCTTGCCAGTCGTATTAAGGCAATGACGCTGTTCGCTACCCACTATTTTGAGCTGACTACCCTGGCGGAAAAAATGGAGGGCGTGGCCAATGTCCACCTGGATGCCGTGGAGCATGGCGATACCATCGCGTTTATGCACAGCGTACAGGAAGGCGCGGCCAGTAAAAGCTATGGTCTGGCGGTTGCTGCGCTGGCAGGCGTCCCCAAAGAAGTCATTAAGCGCGCCCGGCAAAAGCTGAAAGAGCTGGAGGCGTTATCGGGCACGGCTGCGGCAACAAAGGCTGATGGCCCACAACTGCCGCTGCTGGTCGAAGAAACGTCGCCTGCGGTTGAAGCACTGGAAGCGCTGGATCCCGATACCCTTTCGCCGCGTCAGGCACTGGAATGGATTTATCGGCTTAAATCATTGCTGTAA